One window from the genome of Saccharicrinis carchari encodes:
- a CDS encoding ABC transporter permease, producing the protein MKTIGYIIQKEFRQIFRNRAMLPIIFIMPIMQLLILSNAATFDIKNIRLSYVDHDRTSTSRALIKAFDASDYFKVLSREPSHAKAYEDMEEGYVDVILEIPSDFEKELSLGKGSMLGVYIDAIDGAKAGIENVYVNQVVQGFSKQVQLEFLTTDRQPSNSANVMSVPAFWYNKELDYKTFMVPGILVLLVTMITLFLSAMNIVREKETGTLEQINVTPIKKHQFIIGKLFPFWVLGLVLLTVGLILAKLVFQVPIVGSVALLYLFTAIYLLLILGMGLLFSNYTDSQQQAMFIAWFFVVIFILLSGLFTPIESMPGWAQKITYLNPIRYFVEIIRMVMLKGSGFWDIARQLSIIAGYAFVLNVITVWGYKKIR; encoded by the coding sequence ATGAAGACGATAGGCTACATCATACAAAAGGAATTTAGGCAGATTTTTAGGAACAGGGCCATGCTGCCCATTATCTTCATCATGCCTATTATGCAATTGCTCATTCTTTCCAATGCGGCAACCTTCGATATCAAGAATATCCGGCTATCCTACGTGGATCACGACAGAACTTCCACTTCCAGGGCACTGATCAAGGCCTTTGATGCTTCCGATTACTTTAAAGTGCTCAGCAGGGAGCCTTCGCACGCTAAAGCTTATGAGGACATGGAGGAAGGGTATGTGGATGTGATACTGGAAATCCCCTCCGATTTTGAAAAAGAACTGAGCCTGGGGAAAGGTAGCATGCTGGGGGTTTATATAGATGCCATCGATGGCGCAAAGGCGGGCATCGAAAACGTTTATGTAAACCAGGTGGTGCAAGGTTTCAGTAAACAGGTGCAATTGGAATTTTTAACCACCGACCGGCAACCTTCCAATTCTGCCAATGTAATGAGCGTGCCCGCATTTTGGTACAACAAGGAATTGGATTATAAAACTTTTATGGTGCCCGGTATATTGGTGCTGTTGGTCACTATGATCACACTTTTTCTCTCGGCAATGAACATTGTGCGCGAAAAAGAGACGGGCACCCTGGAACAGATAAACGTAACGCCCATCAAAAAGCACCAGTTCATCATCGGTAAACTGTTTCCTTTTTGGGTGTTGGGTCTGGTGCTGTTAACTGTTGGGCTTATCCTCGCCAAACTGGTATTTCAGGTGCCCATAGTGGGCAGCGTGGCTTTGTTATATCTTTTTACCGCCATTTATTTGCTGTTGATATTGGGCATGGGCTTGTTGTTTTCCAATTATACCGACAGCCAACAGCAAGCCATGTTTATCGCCTGGTTCTTCGTGGTGATATTTATATTGCTCAGCGGTCTTTTTACGCCTATCGAAAGTATGCCGGGTTGGGCACAAAAAATCACTTATCTAAACCCGATCCGTTATTTTGTAGAAATTATCCGTATGGTGATGCTAAAAGGCTCCGGTTTTTGGGATATTGCAAGGCAGTTGTCAATTATTGCCGGCTATGCCTTTGTATTAAATGTTATAACGGTTTGGGGCTATAAAAAAATCCGGTGA
- a CDS encoding HlyD family secretion protein: MKRPTLIFIILIAALFTGCKQEPTADAYGNFEATEITVSAKARGEIKYLNLEEGSLLQEKTVVGLIDTMTLYLNKMQLMAQKEVVRSKSGNVWSQMAVLQSQLKTAESELDRVQNMFDEEAATSRQLDRATSEVEVLQKKMDNVKSQNAPIMNEVLSIEARIAQIAHQIDESKITNPIKGTVLNQYAESGEISAFGKPLYKIANLEQMTLRVYINQTQLSQIEIGEKVNVSIDFGKDTKSYEGKISWISSAAEFTPKIIQTKEERVNLVYAMDIKVKNDGSLKIGMPGEVYFK, encoded by the coding sequence ATGAAACGACCCACATTAATTTTTATCATTTTGATTGCCGCTTTATTCACAGGCTGCAAGCAAGAACCTACGGCCGATGCATACGGGAATTTTGAGGCCACCGAGATAACAGTTTCGGCAAAAGCCCGGGGCGAAATAAAGTATTTAAACCTGGAGGAAGGCAGCCTTTTGCAAGAGAAAACCGTGGTGGGACTCATAGACACCATGACTTTATATTTGAATAAGATGCAACTTATGGCGCAAAAAGAGGTGGTGCGGTCGAAATCCGGGAATGTATGGTCGCAGATGGCGGTGCTACAATCGCAGTTAAAAACGGCCGAATCGGAACTGGACAGGGTGCAAAATATGTTCGATGAGGAGGCAGCCACCAGCCGACAGCTCGATCGGGCCACGAGCGAAGTGGAGGTGCTGCAGAAAAAGATGGATAACGTGAAATCGCAAAATGCACCCATAATGAATGAGGTGCTTAGTATAGAAGCCCGGATAGCACAAATAGCGCATCAGATTGACGAAAGCAAAATCACCAATCCCATAAAGGGCACCGTACTAAACCAATATGCCGAGTCCGGAGAGATAAGCGCTTTTGGCAAACCCCTGTATAAAATTGCCAACCTGGAACAAATGACCCTGCGGGTGTACATTAACCAAACGCAGCTGTCGCAAATTGAAATAGGCGAAAAGGTGAACGTAAGTATAGACTTTGGAAAGGATACAAAAAGCTATGAGGGAAAGATAAGCTGGATTTCGTCTGCGGCCGAATTTACCCCCAAAATAATACAGACCAAGGAGGAGCGAGTGAACCTGGTGTACGCCATGGACATCAAAGTAAAAAACGACGGTAGTCTGAAAATAGGTATGCCCGGGGAGGTTTATTTTAAATAG
- the folP gene encoding dihydropteroate synthase, protein MKTALNYLKIPTIMNCNGKLIDLSKPRVMGILNITPDSFYDGGKYNTGTTILNRVRQMHAEGADIIDIGAYSSRPGAQHITAEKEWDRLAEVLELLRKEKPDMLISVDTFRAEIAKRAVQEYEVDIINDISAGEMDRQMFATMAELNVPYIIMHMKGTPQSMQQNPVYKKDVVFEVMDFLAEKKRQLSLMGVHDVIIDPGFGFGKTLEHNYALMNRLNQLKILELPMLVGVSRKSMIYKLLGGSPQEALNGTTALNMMALQQGANILRVHDVKEAGECVRIFNAVSVL, encoded by the coding sequence ATGAAAACAGCCCTTAATTATCTGAAAATACCCACTATTATGAATTGTAATGGGAAATTGATTGACCTCTCAAAACCCAGGGTGATGGGAATACTCAATATTACTCCTGATTCGTTTTACGATGGAGGTAAATACAATACGGGCACAACTATTTTAAACAGGGTGAGGCAAATGCATGCCGAAGGGGCAGATATTATAGATATTGGTGCCTATTCGTCGCGACCCGGTGCACAGCATATTACTGCGGAAAAAGAATGGGATAGGTTAGCCGAGGTGTTGGAGTTGCTTAGAAAAGAAAAGCCGGATATGCTGATATCAGTAGACACCTTTCGCGCGGAAATAGCAAAGCGGGCGGTACAGGAATATGAGGTGGATATAATTAATGATATTTCGGCAGGGGAGATGGACAGGCAGATGTTTGCTACCATGGCAGAGCTTAACGTGCCCTACATTATAATGCATATGAAAGGTACCCCCCAAAGTATGCAGCAAAACCCGGTTTATAAAAAGGATGTGGTATTTGAAGTGATGGATTTTTTAGCCGAAAAAAAAAGACAACTGAGCCTGATGGGGGTGCACGATGTAATTATAGATCCGGGTTTTGGTTTTGGGAAAACCCTGGAGCACAATTATGCGCTTATGAATCGCCTGAACCAATTGAAAATATTGGAACTGCCCATGCTGGTAGGTGTTTCGCGAAAATCGATGATATATAAGTTGTTGGGTGGCTCGCCACAAGAGGCTTTAAATGGAACAACTGCCCTGAATATGATGGCTTTGCAACAAGGTGCAAATATTTTACGAGTACACGATGTAAAAGAAGCCGGAGAATGTGTGCGTATCTTTAATGCGGTTTCAGTACTTTAA
- the cdaA gene encoding diadenylate cyclase CdaA yields the protein MTFLDIRFIDLIDITLVAYLMYRLYRLIRGTVAQSIFFGLFAFIALWLFIKSMNMELSATILDNIVNVGVIALIVVFQQEIRRFFILLGTKYNIANRFSFENIFSGPSTGVMNFYHKPIVRTCQNLAKTKTGAIIVISKKSELLDYVQTGELINGVISSRLLENIFYKNSPLHDGAVIVAQNKIKAAGCILPVSQSFDLPKKLGLRHRAALGITEATDASAIVVSEETGKISYFQAGEINHGVTPDELEELLQKE from the coding sequence ATGACATTTTTAGATATACGTTTTATTGACCTTATCGATATCACCCTGGTCGCTTACCTGATGTACAGGTTGTACCGGCTTATAAGGGGCACTGTGGCACAGAGCATCTTTTTTGGTCTTTTTGCTTTTATTGCCTTATGGCTTTTTATCAAGTCCATGAACATGGAGCTGTCGGCCACCATACTCGATAATATTGTTAATGTGGGTGTTATCGCTCTTATCGTAGTTTTTCAGCAAGAAATAAGACGTTTTTTTATTTTGCTGGGCACCAAATATAATATAGCGAACCGCTTTTCGTTTGAGAATATTTTTTCCGGTCCCTCCACAGGGGTAATGAATTTCTATCATAAGCCCATTGTGCGGACTTGTCAAAATTTGGCCAAAACAAAAACGGGAGCCATTATCGTCATCTCAAAAAAGTCGGAATTATTAGACTATGTGCAAACGGGCGAGTTAATCAATGGCGTAATATCAAGTCGCTTACTCGAAAATATTTTTTATAAAAATAGCCCTTTGCACGATGGAGCCGTTATTGTGGCGCAAAACAAAATAAAAGCGGCTGGTTGCATATTGCCTGTTTCACAAAGTTTCGACTTACCCAAAAAATTAGGACTACGGCATAGAGCGGCTTTGGGTATTACGGAGGCAACGGATGCTTCGGCCATTGTGGTTTCTGAAGAAACCGGTAAGATATCTTACTTCCAGGCCGGCGAAATAAACCATGGTGTTACCCCCGATGAACTGGAAGAACTTTTACAAAAAGAATAA
- a CDS encoding ABC transporter ATP-binding protein: MREIEKAIVVKELTKKFGSFTAVDRISFETGKGEIFGFLGANGAGKTTAMKMLIGISKPTSGKASVNGFDVNTQAEKVKKTIGYMSQKFSMYNDLNIMENITFFGGIYGLSRKEIKERGEAVIEKLGLQGVAKKQVGSLPQGWKQKLAFSVALLHEPKVVFLDEPTGGVDPITRRQFWEMIYAEANKGTTIFVTTHYMDEAEYCDRVSIMVEGRIEALDSPKNLKKQFDTSSMDGVFQKLARNVE; this comes from the coding sequence ATGAGAGAGATAGAAAAAGCAATCGTAGTAAAAGAACTCACTAAAAAATTCGGGAGTTTTACCGCGGTGGACCGCATTAGTTTCGAGACCGGGAAAGGGGAAATATTCGGTTTCCTGGGAGCCAACGGGGCCGGCAAGACCACCGCCATGAAAATGCTGATAGGCATATCAAAGCCCACCTCCGGCAAGGCCAGCGTAAACGGTTTCGACGTGAATACACAAGCCGAGAAAGTAAAAAAGACCATCGGCTATATGAGTCAAAAATTTTCGATGTACAACGACCTCAATATCATGGAAAACATCACCTTTTTTGGGGGAATTTATGGTTTGTCGCGAAAGGAGATTAAGGAAAGGGGAGAGGCGGTAATAGAAAAACTTGGTCTGCAAGGGGTGGCCAAAAAGCAGGTGGGTTCGCTGCCGCAGGGATGGAAACAAAAGCTGGCCTTTTCGGTGGCCTTGTTGCACGAGCCCAAAGTGGTTTTTCTGGATGAACCCACAGGTGGTGTGGATCCCATCACCCGGCGGCAGTTTTGGGAGATGATTTATGCCGAGGCCAATAAAGGAACCACCATTTTTGTAACCACCCATTATATGGACGAAGCGGAATATTGCGATCGCGTATCCATTATGGTGGAGGGAAGGATTGAAGCCCTGGACTCTCCAAAAAATTTAAAGAAGCAATTTGATACGTCCTCCATGGACGGGGTATTCCAAAAACTGGCACGAAATGTTGAATAA
- a CDS encoding ABC transporter ATP-binding protein translates to MGIKIQHISKSYEAVQAVRDITFEVKPGELFGLIGPDGAGKTTLFRILTTLLFADEGTASVAGRDVVKDYRDIRKAVGYMPGRFSLYQDLSVEENLDFFATIFGTTVAENYDLIKDIYIQIEPFKKRRAGDLSGGMKQKLALSCALIHKPEVLFLDEPTTGVDPVSRKEFWDMLKRLNDRGITVLVSTPYMDEAALCDRIALIQDGEILGVDTPENIVAKHKDPLYKVAAQNIYQLIGDLKGFKGNKSVYAFGEFIHYTHSSPIFSEKRLREYLEEKGHEEIKIAQTEAGIEDVFMALSEQKEAEE, encoded by the coding sequence ATGGGCATAAAAATACAACATATCAGCAAGTCGTACGAAGCGGTGCAAGCAGTGCGCGATATTACCTTTGAGGTTAAACCCGGCGAGCTGTTTGGTTTGATTGGCCCCGATGGCGCGGGTAAAACTACCCTGTTCCGTATTCTCACTACCCTGCTTTTTGCCGATGAAGGAACGGCAAGTGTAGCCGGTAGGGATGTGGTGAAAGATTACCGCGACATACGCAAGGCCGTGGGCTATATGCCGGGGCGGTTTTCGCTGTATCAGGATTTGAGCGTAGAGGAGAACCTGGATTTTTTTGCTACAATTTTTGGCACTACGGTGGCGGAGAATTACGATTTGATAAAAGACATTTATATTCAAATAGAGCCTTTTAAAAAGCGACGTGCCGGGGATCTTTCAGGGGGCATGAAACAAAAATTGGCGCTCTCCTGCGCTCTGATTCACAAACCCGAAGTGCTTTTCTTAGATGAACCCACCACCGGTGTGGATCCTGTTTCGCGCAAAGAATTTTGGGACATGCTCAAACGCCTCAACGATAGAGGTATTACGGTATTGGTATCTACGCCTTACATGGACGAGGCTGCACTGTGCGACAGGATAGCTTTGATACAGGATGGCGAAATCCTTGGGGTGGATACACCTGAAAATATTGTTGCGAAGCATAAAGACCCGCTGTACAAGGTAGCTGCCCAAAACATCTATCAGCTCATTGGCGATTTAAAAGGTTTTAAAGGAAATAAGAGCGTGTATGCTTTTGGCGAATTCATTCATTATACCCATTCCAGCCCTATTTTTTCGGAAAAAAGATTACGGGAATACCTGGAAGAAAAAGGGCACGAGGAGATAAAAATAGCACAAACCGAGGCCGGGATTGAGGATGTATTTATGGCGCTGTCGGAACAAAAGGAGGCAGAAGAATGA
- a CDS encoding DNA polymerase III subunit gamma/tau, giving the protein MEYIVSARKYRPSTFVSVVGQQHITTTLKNAVKGSQLAHAYLFCGPRGVGKTTCARIFAKTINCSNITDDFEACNQCESCNSFAENRSYNIHELDGASNNSVEDIRSLIDKVRVPPQIGTYSVYIIDEVHMLSASAFNAFLKTLEEPPKHAIFILATTEKHKILPTILSRCQIYDFNRITIEDAVEHLKYVAKSENIEVEEEGLSVIAQKADGAMRDALSIFDQIVAFSGKRITYQQIIDNLNVLDYDYYFNLVDAFLAEDTTQSLLIFDEILKRGFDAHHFISGLSSHLRDLLVCKDTATVQLMDVGVKAKEKYASQAQKSSMDFLLDALQITNDCDLQYRMAKNKRLHVEFALLKLARVLDEQRKK; this is encoded by the coding sequence ATGGAATATATTGTTTCAGCACGAAAATACCGACCCTCTACCTTTGTTTCGGTAGTGGGTCAACAACACATCACCACCACTTTAAAAAATGCTGTCAAAGGCAGTCAGTTGGCACATGCCTATTTGTTTTGCGGTCCGCGCGGCGTAGGTAAAACCACTTGTGCGCGTATCTTTGCCAAAACAATCAACTGCTCCAACATTACGGATGACTTTGAAGCATGCAACCAATGCGAGTCGTGCAATTCATTTGCCGAAAACCGCTCGTACAATATTCATGAGCTGGATGGAGCCTCCAACAACTCCGTTGAAGATATTCGAAGCCTCATTGATAAGGTGCGTGTTCCGCCGCAGATTGGCACATACAGTGTTTACATTATCGATGAGGTGCACATGTTATCGGCTTCGGCGTTTAACGCTTTTTTAAAAACACTGGAAGAGCCACCGAAGCATGCCATTTTTATTTTGGCCACTACTGAAAAGCACAAGATACTCCCTACCATTTTGTCGCGTTGCCAAATTTACGATTTCAACCGTATCACAATTGAAGATGCGGTAGAACATCTGAAATATGTAGCCAAAAGCGAAAACATTGAAGTGGAGGAAGAAGGACTTTCTGTTATCGCCCAAAAGGCGGACGGTGCCATGCGCGACGCCCTTTCTATCTTCGATCAGATCGTAGCTTTCTCGGGTAAACGCATTACCTACCAACAGATAATTGATAACCTGAATGTATTAGATTACGATTATTATTTTAATTTGGTAGATGCTTTTTTAGCAGAAGATACTACACAAAGCCTGCTTATATTCGATGAGATATTAAAAAGAGGTTTTGATGCCCATCATTTCATCTCCGGATTGAGTTCGCACCTGCGCGATTTGTTGGTTTGCAAGGATACAGCTACAGTACAGCTGATGGATGTAGGTGTTAAGGCAAAAGAAAAATATGCTTCGCAAGCACAAAAAAGCAGCATGGATTTTTTATTAGACGCGCTGCAAATAACCAACGACTGCGACCTGCAATACCGCATGGCCAAAAACAAGCGATTACATGTTGAGTTTGCCCTGCTAAAGCTGGCGCGTGTATTGGACGAGCAAAGAAAAAAGTAG
- a CDS encoding ABC transporter permease: MLNNFKIKFSGTNFKRFKGFVKKEAYHIFRDKRSMFILFGMPIAQILLFGFAITNEIKNVNMGILDKSKDPETIHIINRISASPYFDIKNIVSSEQQIESIFKKGEVKAVLVFEKDFAKNLQSMNRTHVQIISDATDPNMANTITNYVQSILQDYQREINQGATATVPIEVRSRMFFNPELKGVFNFLPGVMTVILMLVSAMMTSISIAREKEQGTMEVLLVSPLKPFQVIIGKVFPYIFLSIINAIVILLLGFIVFGMPVQGSYFLLALETVLFILCALSLGIFISTISKTQQAAMMISLMGLMLPIILLSDFIFPIASMPWPLQAISNIIPAKWFNLILKGVMIKGVGLEFLWKETLILLGMTVFFIVLSIKKYKIRLE; the protein is encoded by the coding sequence ATGTTGAATAATTTTAAAATAAAATTCTCCGGCACAAACTTTAAACGGTTTAAGGGATTCGTGAAAAAAGAAGCTTATCATATATTCAGGGACAAACGCTCTATGTTTATCCTGTTTGGTATGCCCATTGCCCAAATCCTGCTTTTTGGTTTTGCCATTACCAACGAAATCAAAAATGTAAACATGGGCATCCTGGATAAATCCAAAGATCCGGAAACCATCCATATCATAAACAGAATAAGTGCTTCGCCCTATTTCGATATAAAAAATATCGTAAGCAGCGAGCAGCAAATAGAATCTATTTTTAAAAAGGGCGAAGTGAAGGCTGTGTTGGTATTTGAAAAAGATTTCGCAAAAAATCTACAATCCATGAATCGGACCCATGTGCAGATCATCAGCGATGCCACCGACCCCAATATGGCCAACACCATCACCAATTACGTCCAGTCCATTTTGCAGGATTATCAACGCGAAATTAATCAGGGCGCAACGGCCACTGTGCCGATAGAAGTGCGTTCGCGGATGTTTTTTAACCCGGAACTGAAAGGCGTTTTCAACTTCCTCCCCGGCGTAATGACGGTAATCCTCATGCTGGTGTCGGCCATGATGACCTCCATCTCCATAGCCCGCGAAAAGGAGCAGGGCACTATGGAAGTGCTATTGGTTTCGCCTTTAAAACCCTTTCAGGTTATTATTGGCAAGGTGTTCCCCTATATATTTTTATCCATTATCAACGCCATCGTTATATTATTGTTGGGTTTTATTGTATTTGGGATGCCTGTGCAGGGCAGTTATTTTTTGCTGGCCCTGGAAACCGTTTTGTTTATCCTTTGTGCCCTATCGCTGGGTATTTTTATATCCACTATTTCTAAAACGCAGCAAGCCGCCATGATGATTTCGCTTATGGGGTTGATGCTCCCCATCATTCTTTTAAGTGATTTTATTTTTCCCATTGCCAGCATGCCCTGGCCGTTGCAGGCCATCAGTAATATAATTCCGGCCAAATGGTTTAACCTGATTTTAAAAGGGGTGATGATTAAAGGTGTGGGGCTTGAGTTCCTTTGGAAAGAGACGCTTATCCTGTTGGGGATGACCGTGTTTTTTATCGTTTTAAGTATCAAAAAATATAAAATCCGCTTAGAATAA
- a CDS encoding NADP-dependent isocitrate dehydrogenase, which translates to MTKTSKIIYTKTDEAPALATYSLLPIIKTFTNAAGVEVELMDISLAGRIIANFPENLTQEQKQPDTLQLLGELTLQPEANIIKLPNISASIPQLTAAIQELQKHGYNIPDYPMEPKNEAEKLIKDRYAKVLGSAVNPVLREGNSDRRVAKAVKQYAKNNPHSMGAWRSDSQSHVAHMNEGDFYGSEKSYVASKDTSVKIELIKSNGDVLVLKADTPLLEGEVIDAAVMSKKALQAFYAREIDAAKKEDVLLSLHLKATMMKVSDPIMFGHAVSVYYKEVFEKYADLFRELGVDATNGLGDVYAKITSLPKDKKEEIEAAIQAVYKSRPELAMVNSDKGITNLHVPSDIIIDASLPAALRSSGQMWGPDGQLKDTKAMVPDRCYAGIYQEVFTFCKEHGAFDVSTMGNVSNVGLMAKKAEEYGSHDKTFQIPADGTVRVSNTEDKVIFEHTVEEGDIWRMCQTKDIAIKDWVKLAVSRARATGKPTVFWLDENRAHDINIINKVKTYLPQHDTAGLEIKILNPVEAMQYTLKRVKAGEDTISVTGNVLRDYLTDLFPILELGTSAKMLSIVPLLAGGGLYETGAGGSAPKHVQQFLEEGHLRWDSLGEFLALAVSLEDLGTKTGNTKALILAKALDQANSKFLAEDKSPSRKVNEPDNRTSHFYLALYWAKAIAEQTEDIGLQRKFAKMVLKLKDNEARILKDLIEIQGSPVNIGGYYQPNDEMAAKAMRPSEVFNKMLGSV; encoded by the coding sequence ATGACAAAAACATCAAAGATTATCTACACCAAAACTGACGAAGCCCCGGCTTTGGCCACTTATTCATTGTTACCCATTATTAAAACCTTTACTAATGCGGCAGGTGTAGAAGTCGAACTCATGGATATTTCTTTGGCAGGCAGGATTATAGCCAACTTTCCCGAAAATTTGACCCAGGAACAAAAACAGCCCGATACCCTGCAACTCCTGGGCGAACTTACGCTACAACCCGAAGCCAACATTATTAAACTACCCAACATAAGTGCTTCCATACCTCAATTAACTGCGGCCATTCAAGAGCTTCAGAAACATGGTTACAATATTCCCGATTATCCTATGGAGCCAAAAAACGAAGCCGAAAAGCTTATCAAAGACAGGTACGCCAAGGTATTAGGTAGTGCGGTGAATCCGGTATTGCGTGAGGGCAACTCCGACCGTAGAGTGGCAAAGGCCGTTAAGCAATACGCCAAAAACAATCCGCACTCAATGGGTGCCTGGCGCTCCGATTCTCAATCGCACGTAGCCCATATGAACGAAGGTGATTTTTATGGCTCCGAAAAATCCTATGTAGCATCAAAAGATACTTCGGTAAAAATTGAACTGATCAAAAGTAATGGAGATGTACTTGTTTTAAAGGCCGATACACCGCTGCTTGAGGGCGAAGTAATTGATGCTGCTGTGATGAGCAAAAAAGCATTGCAGGCCTTTTATGCCAGAGAGATAGATGCGGCGAAAAAAGAGGATGTACTCCTCTCCTTACACCTCAAAGCCACCATGATGAAGGTATCGGATCCTATTATGTTTGGACATGCCGTTAGCGTATATTATAAAGAAGTGTTTGAAAAATATGCCGATCTGTTCAGGGAGCTGGGGGTAGATGCCACCAATGGGCTAGGCGATGTTTATGCTAAAATAACCAGCTTACCCAAGGATAAAAAAGAAGAAATTGAGGCAGCCATCCAGGCGGTGTATAAAAGTCGCCCGGAATTGGCTATGGTAAACTCCGACAAGGGAATTACCAACTTGCACGTACCCAGCGATATCATCATCGATGCTTCATTGCCGGCCGCCCTGCGTAGCTCAGGACAAATGTGGGGACCCGATGGTCAACTCAAAGATACCAAGGCCATGGTGCCCGACCGCTGTTATGCGGGTATTTATCAGGAGGTATTTACCTTTTGTAAAGAGCATGGTGCTTTTGATGTAAGCACCATGGGCAATGTATCTAATGTGGGTTTGATGGCCAAAAAAGCCGAGGAGTACGGATCGCACGATAAAACATTTCAAATACCGGCCGATGGTACGGTACGGGTGAGCAACACGGAAGATAAAGTGATTTTTGAGCACACTGTGGAAGAAGGCGATATTTGGCGCATGTGCCAAACCAAAGACATCGCGATTAAAGACTGGGTTAAACTGGCCGTTAGCAGAGCCAGGGCAACCGGTAAGCCCACTGTTTTTTGGTTAGATGAAAACAGGGCTCATGATATTAACATCATCAATAAGGTGAAAACCTATTTGCCACAGCACGACACCGCTGGTTTGGAGATTAAGATACTGAACCCGGTTGAAGCAATGCAATATACCTTAAAACGAGTTAAGGCCGGCGAAGATACTATCTCCGTTACCGGAAACGTTTTGCGTGATTACCTCACCGATTTGTTCCCGATATTAGAACTGGGTACCAGCGCTAAAATGCTTTCCATCGTTCCTTTGCTTGCAGGTGGTGGACTGTACGAAACCGGTGCGGGTGGTTCTGCACCCAAGCATGTGCAACAATTTCTGGAAGAAGGCCATTTGCGCTGGGATTCGCTGGGCGAGTTTTTGGCCTTGGCTGTTTCGCTCGAAGATTTAGGTACTAAAACGGGTAATACAAAGGCACTTATTCTTGCCAAGGCATTAGATCAGGCCAACAGTAAATTTTTAGCAGAAGATAAATCGCCCTCGCGTAAGGTGAACGAACCCGATAACCGTACCAGTCATTTTTATCTGGCACTTTATTGGGCAAAGGCCATAGCCGAACAAACCGAAGATATAGGTTTGCAACGTAAGTTTGCTAAAATGGTGCTGAAGCTAAAAGATAACGAAGCAAGAATCCTGAAAGACCTTATTGAAATACAAGGCAGCCCGGTGAACATTGGAGGCTATTACCAGCCCAACGATGAGATGGCAGCCAAAGCCATGCGCCCAAGCGAAGTGTTTAATAAAATGCTGGGCTCTGTATAA